AACACTATGTACGGACCTGCAAAACATTTAAGTATATAGTCTAAGAACCACAAAAAAGGGGGAATTCTGATCTAGTATAGACAATAATTGAAGGAAAATTAACCTGAGAATATAGTCCACTTTTCTTGATTGAATTTTCTGAATATATATGTATCACCGGTATTGAGTTGTGATATCTTGAGCTTGCCGTGGATTTGGCTCAATAAATCTTACGATCAAATTGTGCAGGAATTGCAGAAATTGAGGCTCATTAAATCATCCCTGCCAAACTTTTAACAACTGAGTGAATATCATTTCCCCTCTCTGCCATTTGCAATCAACCAGGTAAGATCCTTTTCAATCCGAGAACATGGAGGAAAGGGAAGATCCAAGATTGGCATGAAGAAAGGTAATGTCCACTTCAACTATTTATGGCTTCCATTGAGACTCGCACAAGGCGCAATAAACCTTGCACATCTTGGAAGTTGAAATCAAGTGCCTTTTTGAGGGAAGTGATACCATTTTTATGCAGGGTTTCTTCGAGTTTTGAACTAGCAGCAGCGTAAGCATTTCTTGATTTCCTTGAGGCTTCCAATGCAAAGGTAATATCCTGAGCCTTCAAAAGAAAAACAGTATTCAGTAAAAAAcagagttttttttattttaaaaaaagaagtttAAGAACAACTCCCTCAAACCACGATTTCCCAAATCCCGAGACTTACAAAGTTGAGGAGCCGCAAGAAACCAGAACGATTTTGTGAAGTGATGACATGACTACCAGGTTCTCCAACCTTGGTTAAGCCGGTAGAATTGTATGTAGACGCATGGTTTAAGTTGTCCACATCAGAAGCAGAGGAAGAAGGAGAGTCACCTAAATGGTAATCGTAAGCACAAGAATCCACAATTAGGACTGTAAAGTCGTCAAAGTTCGTAACTAAACAAGTAAGATAAAGTTCTCGCACAGCTACAACTTTATATTTTacaaatcactaaataaatgctAGGTGAAACACAATTACACCATAGCCAAAAGAGGAATATAATTCATCCCTTCTCAATTTTTTCTTGGTTGCAGGGTGTTATGTGTCCTCAAGGACTATCATCGGGTCAATCCCGATAACATGAAATGAGTCACGGGCTGAACTAAGGTGCGTGTGTTAGGTGTGCTTTGCCTTCTCAAAGGCTGCTGATATTACATACCCATATCAAATTATACAGCAAAACCTAAAATGGTTAATTACCTAGAGGGTTCTCCCACCTAAAAGATTAATTTTCTAGTTTTTGACTCTCATCTTGGCTTTATGACCAAACATTTTCTCTCTCACGATTCAGTGATAGCGATTAATCTCCACAAAAGCATCAACTGTTAGCACCCGTAGATAAACATACCAATTCAAGGATTTTCAACAACTTCAGAAGAAAAAACAGCACATCATTCTGCAATTTCTATTATTGGACTCTACTATTTATAAGGTTACACAGAAGAAAACCCACAATTGCGCTTGGGCTATAAAATGGGCCAAGGGAAGTAACAAACGGAGAGATCACCCTTTActcatttcttaaaaaaaaccaaaatttgaaggTAATATGATGATAAAATTACAAATCACGTTGTCAAGAAGATATAGTCCTTCAATCTTTAAACTGAGACCAGTGTAATAACAGTATCGTTTGgttttcattttaaatcatcATAAAGAATGACTAATTGATACCTGGGGAAAAAATCTGCAAAGAAGTTCGCAAATCATTCCTGTCTCTGCTTGCTCTGGAATGTGAAGAATAAACTACTCGCATATAAGCAACCTCGGTGCATTTATATGCCAAAGCAGCAGTAGCCATGTCTTTTGACTTTTCATATTCATGAGCACAAAACCTATCATTAAGTAACCATTAGAAACAAGAAAATATATGACAGCGCAACAGAGCAAAAAGCTAAGAAAGAAGTCTATGATGCCTTAGAAACCGATATTTAATGGCTTTAGAGGATTCACCATCAGGACAGAACTCATGTCATAACCTCTCATAAGATTTGGCCAACGTTTAAATAACcaaaaactttattttctttggaAAAAAATGACTTCAAACACAAATAAATGCATAAACTTTGTTCCCAACAtaagaattttataaatactaaGCATAACTCACTCGCAAAGCTTTGCAGTGCTGCTGTATATATTCATTGAGTGCACATCATTATGCTTCGAGCCTTCAGTGCTTCCAGATTCTAACAATGAGGCGGCATGGAGAAATTTGAGGGAAGCTTCGAAGTATAACCCATTACTTTCCCCTGATCCAGAATGCTGTAACACAGAACCTTGATATGAATTTAACATTGGAACAATACAATAAGTATGTCAGAATTATCACGACAAGAATAAACCTTGAGCCGATCAGCCAGGTGTTTGAGGTCCTTTGCCtctttcaaagcattattagcAGCCTGACTATTGGAATCCCTTCGAACAGGACTTGGGACTTCAGCATCCCGAGCCTTGTGCAATTTTGGATTTCTAGAGCTACTGGGTTGAACATTCTGGTTCTCAGGTTTTATACTCTGTCTTAATGCCTTTAGTACATCACCATTACCAAATGCACTTTTTTCAATGTTTTCTTTATGAGATCCAGAGACAGGCTGGAGACTAGAAACTGTTTCAGTCTGAATTCTTGCTAAGGGTGGAAGTGAGAGCGAGTTACCGTTTTCATTAACCTCAACCTGTTCACTTTTCTTGCGtaatttattgtcatcatgTTCCTGCAGAAGATTATGCCTTTTTATGGTAACTTCTTGGCCACCATGACCTTCATACTTTATCTGACCTCTTCTTCCTTTACTGCTCTCACTTAAAGTTCCTCCTGCAGTATCTTTCTTGCAAATAAACTTCTCGGCCTTACCTGGAGTGCTGGATTCATCAGCAAACTTGTTTCTTCGACTCTTGTACTTCTCCTCATCACGCCCGTGATACAAGTAATCACGTGAAGAATCAAACACCTTGATTTTTTCTTTACCTGAGTCAGCTCCAGAAGTTTGAGTCTTATCTTTATGTGAAGCCAGCCCCTTCTCCCGCTTCTTCAAGTGAGATACACTACCATGAGCAAGGCCTGCATTTGTTTTTCCTTCTATTTGGCATTGCTCAAAAGAATTCTTCTCAGAAGCACTATCCTTATCACCTAAGGGAATATCACAAACAACTGCATCTTTTTTCACCATCCCTGTTTGATCATTCCCTCTGTCATCTTCACCAGCTGAAAACCTTTTCGGGCTCATGCCAGTCAGGGAGTTAGAATCCTGAAAATCATCTTTTCCAATGAGGTTCTTTCTTGTAGAAGTGACCTTATCAGCATTATAAAATCTCAAAGGATATGAAGACACTGATTCAACTGGGGACCCTTTAACTACCTGGGAAAAGGCTTTATGTTTAGGTGAGCCAGATACCTTGGAAGAACTTGAATTGGCAGTAACAGAAGATCGAACCAAACTCTTATCACCTTTCCAATAATCTTCAGCCTGAGAATTGCTCAGAAAATGCCCATTTTGCTGGTTTCTAGAATTGGGAACTCTagctttcttttctttcatATGGTCACTTTCACACATTTCATCCACAAATTCACCAGAGCGTTGTTGGCAGTGTCCTGAAAATGAAAGAGGCTTCACATGACTTTGAGAACCATGGTGTTCCTCTCCTTTCCTCTTCCTAACGGAATCCTTGTTATCATGTATGTTTGAATGCAGCAGACAATGATCTAATGTACTAGGAGCATGTATTTCTGGCTTCAAACTGTTAATAGAGCTATCTGCTTTTATGGAAGTGCCGCCATGATCAGAAATCCCCTTTTCATAATCAAACTTCTCATTTTCCTTCAGTCTTTTAGATGCTCTAGAACCATCCAAATCAGACTCTCGTTTGCTCCTTGTCTTCGAATTCATAACTATGCACATTTGAACAAAAACATAAGAAATTTAAGGAGAAGCTGAAGATTGGGGTTCAAGGATAAGATTTGACCATTAGACTTATGTTCCCTTCATACATAAAGGACAATTTGAGGATGGTACTCATTGTAATACCTGTATCAGAACAATTGACTAGAGGCTCTTGTTTATTATCATTGTGTGCCTGAACTGAGGGCACCGTTACAGAAGTTCCCAGAGAATTGTTTATCTGGTTGAGTTGAACTGAAGCAGAAGGGTGGTGGTAAAGGGCCTGGGCCCTTAATGCATTACTTGTCTCCTCCTCTGGGACACTACATCGGTTCATCCCAGGCCTACGAAAATGGCAGAACATAAGTTTTTCCTTTTGGATTAAAGAACCTTGACAAACAAACAGAAAAAGGCCTAGCTCGATCATCAAACACACTACAATGATAGTTTTGAACTCAACTCTGTGTTTGGTTATTAGGCGGATAAAATCAGACACCAAGTCATGAACACATATCAGTTCGTCAGATTATCACAAAACACGAGAAAAATATGGTATAAGAGTGGTCACATAAAAAAAGATGGCTCAAGAAGAATGATAGAACTTACAGCCAGGTAAGCATCCTACAAAGCCATTTATTTGGAAGACTCTTGGGATTTGTACCCAGCGGAAGAAGTCTCCATTTCCCACAGTTGTCACAAGAGACCCAATCTTCATTAAGAGGAGCAGCCATTCCAGTTGGAGCTTCAGAACTCGGCCCATTTCCAGGAGGGATTCTATGAGAAGCCGACATGGAGCATACTTTCAAGGAATGTGGATTTTCAGAGTTTAATTTATTACAATTATCTTTTAATCCGTCATGGTAATCACTCTCACTTATTCTACTCATGCGTTGATGGTCCTTTATCCTTCCAGTAGATGACATTTCACCTGAAATGGATTTGTTATCATTTTCGAATCCCAAGTCTCCGTGTTTTTCCTTTCGCAGATCATGTGATTCATTTTTAGACACGAGTCTGTCACTGTCAGGATGAGAACTCTTCCCCCTTTTAGAACTCAAAGAAAAATCAACATCCAACTTATCTTTTGACATATATGCAACTTTAGAACTTATGCTGGGAACTCTTACTAGTTTCCTTTGGGCCCCAGAAGATGACTTCTCGAGAGCTGATTTTGAACCTTTCTCGCTACTAGATCCTTCCTTCTGAACAGGAAACTGTTTCAAGGAATCAATTGG
This window of the Primulina huaijiensis isolate GDHJ02 chromosome 3, ASM1229523v2, whole genome shotgun sequence genome carries:
- the LOC140973344 gene encoding cysteine-tryptophan domain-containing zinc finger protein 7-like isoform X2, coding for MEMEETELEEGEALCYNGVEEDSTIDPDVAFSYIGEKLQDVLGHFQKDFEGGVSAENLGAKFGGYGSFLPTYQRSPSRSHANTAPEIQENSMPNSVKRFHLEDQSQSSSASRSVSPTARLHDASGKTMLMGNSLKVDVDLPFRQVNESSLNLGVSKKSVNTSDQRILKVRIKVGSDKVSTQKIADIYNGLGLVVSPSSLLDESPATSKPQSRNLLDLQEGSPISILQTMTSFYGGLLLSPLSEDLIHLMDKGNLGVIGESELDEMGTKKSGMLVNGSLSSRCDQKVTERKKWKPSERDYSFTELKNRKSSSDKNYSVSALKKENETDIDTVECDELVSSALKLPLLSNSHYASDVVIGMDGDLITSGMAGKKCLDTEPAQDICRAEKLTESLGLWLSESKKGKFDSSIAACSLHDVRKAEKARASGEYESNDCKGTKDYSAEPIDSLKQFPVQKEGSSSEKGSKSALEKSSSGAQRKLVRVPSISSKVAYMSKDKLDVDFSLSSKRGKSSHPDSDRLVSKNESHDLRKEKHGDLGFENDNKSISGEMSSTGRIKDHQRMSRISESDYHDGLKDNCNKLNSENPHSLKVCSMSASHRIPPGNGPSSEAPTGMAAPLNEDWVSCDNCGKWRLLPLGTNPKSLPNKWLCRMLTWLPGMNRCSVPEEETSNALRAQALYHHPSASVQLNQINNSLGTSVTVPSVQAHNDNKQEPLVNCSDTVMNSKTRSKRESDLDGSRASKRLKENEKFDYEKGISDHGGTSIKADSSINSLKPEIHAPSTLDHCLLHSNIHDNKDSVRKRKGEEHHGSQSHVKPLSFSGHCQQRSGEFVDEMCESDHMKEKKARVPNSRNQQNGHFLSNSQAEDYWKGDKSLVRSSVTANSSSSKVSGSPKHKAFSQVVKGSPVESVSSYPLRFYNADKVTSTRKNLIGKDDFQDSNSLTGMSPKRFSAGEDDRGNDQTGMVKKDAVVCDIPLGDKDSASEKNSFEQCQIEGKTNAGLAHGSVSHLKKREKGLASHKDKTQTSGADSGKEKIKVFDSSRDYLYHGRDEEKYKSRRNKFADESSTPGKAEKFICKKDTAGGTLSESSKGRRGQIKYEGHGGQEVTIKRHNLLQEHDDNKLRKKSEQVEVNENGNSLSLPPLARIQTETVSSLQPVSGSHKENIEKSAFGNGDVLKALRQSIKPENQNVQPSSSRNPKLHKARDAEVPSPVRRDSNSQAANNALKEAKDLKHLADRLKHSGSGESNGLYFEASLKFLHAASLLESGSTEGSKHNDVHSMNIYSSTAKLCEFCAHEYEKSKDMATAALAYKCTEVAYMRVVYSSHSRASRDRNDLRTSLQIFSPGDSPSSSASDVDNLNHASTYNSTGLTKVGEPGSHVITSQNRSGFLRLLNFAQDITFALEASRKSRNAYAAASSKLEETLHKNGITSLKKALDFNFQDVQGLLRLVRVSMEAINS
- the LOC140973344 gene encoding cysteine-tryptophan domain-containing zinc finger protein 7-like isoform X1; protein product: MFFNDLCGKQRWENGLEFGMEMEETELEEGEALCYNGVEEDSTIDPDVAFSYIGEKLQDVLGHFQKDFEGGVSAENLGAKFGGYGSFLPTYQRSPSRSHANTAPEIQENSMPNSVKRFHLEDQSQSSSASRSVSPTARLHDASGKTMLMGNSLKVDVDLPFRQVNESSLNLGVSKKSVNTSDQRILKVRIKVGSDKVSTQKIADIYNGLGLVVSPSSLLDESPATSKPQSRNLLDLQEGSPISILQTMTSFYGGLLLSPLSEDLIHLMDKGNLGVIGESELDEMGTKKSGMLVNGSLSSRCDQKVTERKKWKPSERDYSFTELKNRKSSSDKNYSVSALKKENETDIDTVECDELVSSALKLPLLSNSHYASDVVIGMDGDLITSGMAGKKCLDTEPAQDICRAEKLTESLGLWLSESKKGKFDSSIAACSLHDVRKAEKARASGEYESNDCKGTKDYSAEPIDSLKQFPVQKEGSSSEKGSKSALEKSSSGAQRKLVRVPSISSKVAYMSKDKLDVDFSLSSKRGKSSHPDSDRLVSKNESHDLRKEKHGDLGFENDNKSISGEMSSTGRIKDHQRMSRISESDYHDGLKDNCNKLNSENPHSLKVCSMSASHRIPPGNGPSSEAPTGMAAPLNEDWVSCDNCGKWRLLPLGTNPKSLPNKWLCRMLTWLPGMNRCSVPEEETSNALRAQALYHHPSASVQLNQINNSLGTSVTVPSVQAHNDNKQEPLVNCSDTVMNSKTRSKRESDLDGSRASKRLKENEKFDYEKGISDHGGTSIKADSSINSLKPEIHAPSTLDHCLLHSNIHDNKDSVRKRKGEEHHGSQSHVKPLSFSGHCQQRSGEFVDEMCESDHMKEKKARVPNSRNQQNGHFLSNSQAEDYWKGDKSLVRSSVTANSSSSKVSGSPKHKAFSQVVKGSPVESVSSYPLRFYNADKVTSTRKNLIGKDDFQDSNSLTGMSPKRFSAGEDDRGNDQTGMVKKDAVVCDIPLGDKDSASEKNSFEQCQIEGKTNAGLAHGSVSHLKKREKGLASHKDKTQTSGADSGKEKIKVFDSSRDYLYHGRDEEKYKSRRNKFADESSTPGKAEKFICKKDTAGGTLSESSKGRRGQIKYEGHGGQEVTIKRHNLLQEHDDNKLRKKSEQVEVNENGNSLSLPPLARIQTETVSSLQPVSGSHKENIEKSAFGNGDVLKALRQSIKPENQNVQPSSSRNPKLHKARDAEVPSPVRRDSNSQAANNALKEAKDLKHLADRLKHSGSGESNGLYFEASLKFLHAASLLESGSTEGSKHNDVHSMNIYSSTAKLCEFCAHEYEKSKDMATAALAYKCTEVAYMRVVYSSHSRASRDRNDLRTSLQIFSPGDSPSSSASDVDNLNHASTYNSTGLTKVGEPGSHVITSQNRSGFLRLLNFAQDITFALEASRKSRNAYAAASSKLEETLHKNGITSLKKALDFNFQDVQGLLRLVRVSMEAINS